In a genomic window of Lacrimispora sp. BS-2:
- a CDS encoding dicarboxylate/amino acid:cation symporter, with the protein MEESKKSKKGLGLVPRLIIAIIIGILIGMYCPSFVTSILITVSDLFKQFLMFIIPLMVVAFVTMGIADLSQGAGKLLAFTAAISYASTLLAGSASYAVASSFFPSFVNEEVVAKVASASDKAISGYFSLEITPLLETTAAVVLAFVLGVCISTMRGKEIGDTLYNVIKEFSEIITKVLGRVIIPLLPLYICGTFAKMTYQGTTFAIMSVLWKVFVIVILLHLIYLLAAFTFAGILTKRNPLTMLKNQLPGYLTAIGTQSSAATIPVNIKCAESNGISEEIRNFVIPLCANIHMAGSMITITCCVTATLLIYGMPHGFLTLFPFICVLGVALVASPGAPGGSIFTATPFFPIVGIPAVGDIASLLQAMYIAQDSFGTACNVSGDNAISALVDLYYHKYIKKDN; encoded by the coding sequence ATGGAGGAAAGTAAAAAGAGTAAGAAGGGATTGGGACTGGTACCAAGGCTGATTATTGCAATTATCATTGGTATTTTGATTGGTATGTACTGCCCCAGTTTTGTAACTTCGATATTGATAACAGTATCGGATTTGTTTAAACAGTTTTTAATGTTCATTATTCCACTTATGGTGGTAGCTTTTGTTACTATGGGAATCGCAGACCTGTCTCAGGGAGCCGGAAAGCTGTTAGCGTTTACCGCAGCGATTTCCTATGCTTCCACACTGCTGGCAGGAAGCGCATCTTACGCTGTAGCAAGTTCGTTTTTCCCTTCTTTTGTGAATGAAGAGGTAGTTGCGAAAGTTGCTTCTGCAAGCGACAAGGCTATCAGCGGATATTTCTCACTGGAAATCACACCGCTGCTTGAAACAACGGCTGCTGTTGTACTGGCCTTTGTTCTGGGAGTATGCATCAGCACCATGCGGGGCAAAGAGATCGGAGATACCCTCTATAATGTGATCAAAGAGTTTTCCGAGATCATTACAAAGGTATTGGGCCGGGTGATCATTCCGCTTCTTCCTTTGTACATCTGCGGAACCTTTGCCAAGATGACTTATCAGGGAACTACCTTTGCGATTATGTCAGTGCTTTGGAAGGTATTTGTGATCGTTATCCTTCTTCATTTGATCTATCTGCTTGCAGCTTTTACCTTTGCAGGTATATTGACAAAGAGAAATCCGCTTACCATGCTGAAGAACCAGCTGCCTGGCTACCTGACTGCCATTGGTACCCAGTCTTCCGCTGCCACCATTCCGGTTAATATTAAATGTGCGGAAAGCAATGGTATTTCAGAAGAAATCCGTAATTTCGTAATTCCGCTGTGTGCTAACATTCATATGGCAGGTTCAATGATCACCATTACCTGCTGTGTGACCGCGACCCTGCTCATTTACGGTATGCCTCATGGATTCCTTACCCTGTTCCCGTTTATCTGTGTACTGGGAGTGGCTCTGGTTGCATCTCCGGGAGCTCCGGGAGGCTCTATCTTTACGGCGACTCCATTCTTCCCGATTGTAGGAATACCTGCAGTAGGAGATATTGCCAGCCTTTTACAGGCAATGTATATTGCACAGGACAGCTTCGGAACTGCATGTAACGTATCCGGAGATAATGCGATCAGCGCGCTGGTTGACTTGTATTATCATAAATATATTAAGAAAGATAACTAA
- a CDS encoding AraC family transcriptional regulator, whose protein sequence is MNQWVRALTIYYCGREQCSSGHFFGPAIRKHYLMHVILRGKGIYRTGGEEYALKEGDAFLIKPQEVTYYQADKDEPWEYAWAAFAGTEAERLLSDYRQEESGYVYHFDEGNEWRTDMERLVTAFQNGGHHVDEMTGHLYLLFSRLPKRGKEVGEYEQSYLSRAESYIRHNYSYPIQIGDVAKYVGIDRTYLYRLFMKYKGISPKQYLTAYRIMEAKRLLEDTGLSVTETGLSCGFHDTSVFCKSFLQTEGESPLQYRKKMREEVR, encoded by the coding sequence ATGAATCAATGGGTACGGGCACTGACCATTTATTACTGCGGGCGAGAACAATGTTCATCAGGACATTTTTTCGGACCTGCGATCCGGAAGCATTACCTGATGCACGTAATACTCCGGGGAAAGGGAATCTATCGGACGGGAGGCGAGGAATATGCCTTAAAGGAGGGAGATGCATTTTTAATTAAGCCTCAGGAGGTCACTTATTATCAGGCGGATAAGGACGAGCCATGGGAATATGCCTGGGCAGCTTTTGCAGGGACTGAGGCAGAACGGCTTTTAAGTGATTACCGGCAGGAAGAAAGCGGGTATGTTTACCACTTTGATGAAGGGAATGAATGGCGGACTGATATGGAACGGCTGGTGACTGCCTTTCAGAACGGGGGCCATCATGTGGATGAGATGACGGGGCATCTTTATCTGCTGTTTTCCAGGCTCCCTAAACGGGGAAAGGAAGTGGGAGAGTATGAGCAGAGCTATTTATCCAGGGCGGAATCCTATATACGCCATAATTACAGCTATCCCATTCAGATCGGAGATGTGGCAAAATATGTGGGGATCGACCGGACCTACTTATACAGGCTTTTTATGAAATATAAAGGGATTTCGCCAAAACAGTATTTAACGGCCTACCGTATTATGGAAGCAAAGCGCCTGCTGGAGGATACGGGCCTCAGCGTAACGGAAACCGGTTTATCCTGCGGCTTTCATGATACCTCGGTATTCTGCAAAAGCTTCCTTCAGACGGAGGGAGAATCCCCTCTCCAGTATCGGAAGAAGATGAGAGAAGAGGTTCGGTAA
- a CDS encoding PAS domain-containing protein encodes MKDYNVHLTLIDRVILESYKIMMEGLADYLGGGYEMVLHSLEDTEHSVIKIINGHHTGRTEGMPITDLALQMLEEIEKDGEKSYISYFTKNKKEEPLKSSTIVVRGEEKRIIGLLCINFYLNTGFAEILSSYIPQISTHSLVKTETFANNLDELIFSKVQEVRKEVMEDDGILPSLKNKEIINSLHQQGVFTLKDAVVKVAVYLGISKNTVYMHIRNAGVNTEK; translated from the coding sequence ATGAAGGATTATAATGTACATTTAACACTGATTGACCGAGTTATACTGGAATCTTATAAGATCATGATGGAAGGGCTGGCGGATTACCTGGGGGGAGGCTATGAGATGGTGCTTCACAGCCTGGAGGATACGGAACATTCTGTCATTAAGATCATCAATGGGCACCACACAGGACGTACGGAAGGGATGCCGATTACGGACCTGGCTCTCCAGATGCTGGAAGAAATCGAAAAAGATGGTGAAAAAAGCTATATTTCCTATTTTACCAAGAACAAAAAAGAAGAACCGTTAAAATCCTCTACCATCGTGGTACGAGGGGAAGAAAAAAGGATTATCGGACTTTTATGCATCAATTTTTACTTAAATACAGGCTTTGCCGAGATCCTGTCCAGCTATATTCCTCAAATATCCACTCATTCCCTGGTTAAAACTGAAACTTTTGCAAATAATTTAGATGAATTGATTTTCAGCAAAGTCCAGGAGGTTCGGAAGGAGGTAATGGAAGATGATGGGATACTTCCGTCTCTTAAAAACAAGGAGATCATTAATTCTCTGCACCAGCAGGGGGTTTTTACCCTGAAAGATGCGGTTGTAAAGGTGGCTGTTTATTTGGGAATTTCAAAAAATACCGTATATATGCACATTCGGAACGCAGGCGTAAATACAGAAAAGTAA
- a CDS encoding MarR family transcriptional regulator, giving the protein MKEHKEIGKYISIIQRLNNMYFANQLSSYQIGCGQQFFLLQIFKNPGMNLHELASFGHYDKATATRAVKKLEEEGYVVTEMAQEDKRIRRIYVTDKAASVVKKTLESVNEWAEIILKGFTKEERDLAEQMLIRMACNAHDHIVEQKGKE; this is encoded by the coding sequence ATGAAAGAGCACAAGGAAATCGGGAAATATATATCGATTATCCAGAGACTGAACAATATGTATTTTGCAAATCAATTATCTTCTTATCAGATAGGCTGTGGACAACAGTTTTTTTTATTGCAGATTTTTAAAAATCCGGGTATGAACCTGCATGAACTGGCTTCTTTTGGTCATTACGATAAAGCAACTGCTACCCGCGCGGTTAAGAAGCTGGAGGAAGAGGGATATGTTGTGACGGAAATGGCACAGGAGGATAAACGGATCCGGAGGATTTACGTTACCGACAAGGCAGCTTCTGTTGTGAAGAAGACCTTGGAGAGCGTAAATGAATGGGCGGAAATTATATTAAAGGGGTTTACCAAAGAGGAACGTGATCTGGCGGAGCAAATGCTCATCCGCATGGCCTGCAATGCCCATGATCACATTGTGGAGCAGAAAGGAAAGGAATAG
- the sdaAB gene encoding L-serine ammonia-lyase, iron-sulfur-dependent subunit beta translates to MPSISIFEVIGPNMVGPSSSHTAGAVAIALLVKKMFNEPISEVEFVLYGSFAKTYKGHGTDRALLGGIQGFETYDLRIKNSFQLADECGIKYSFRVDEKETEVHPNTVEIHVSGEEGGTMSVRGVSLGGGKVKIVRINGIDVDFTGEYSTLVIRHLDYPGMVAYIATSLSERNVNIAFMRLFREQKGATAYSVVESDEEIPQELLEKLREHPKVEDVMLIQV, encoded by the coding sequence ATGCCGTCTATCAGTATTTTTGAAGTAATCGGCCCCAATATGGTAGGGCCATCCAGCTCCCATACTGCAGGTGCTGTGGCGATTGCTCTTCTGGTTAAAAAAATGTTCAATGAGCCGATCAGCGAAGTGGAGTTTGTTTTGTACGGTTCTTTTGCAAAGACCTATAAGGGCCATGGAACCGACCGTGCACTTCTTGGAGGAATCCAGGGGTTTGAGACGTATGATCTTAGAATTAAGAATTCCTTCCAGCTGGCTGATGAATGCGGGATAAAGTATTCTTTCCGCGTAGATGAAAAGGAAACAGAAGTTCATCCAAACACAGTAGAGATCCATGTGTCAGGAGAAGAGGGCGGGACCATGTCCGTCCGCGGCGTTTCCTTAGGAGGCGGCAAAGTTAAAATTGTCAGGATCAACGGCATTGATGTAGACTTTACCGGAGAATATTCCACACTGGTCATACGGCATTTAGACTATCCCGGCATGGTGGCCTATATTGCTACCAGCTTAAGTGAGCGCAATGTAAATATTGCATTTATGCGCCTGTTCCGGGAACAGAAAGGGGCAACTGCTTACTCTGTGGTGGAATCTGATGAGGAAATTCCACAGGAATTGCTGGAAAAGCTGCGGGAACATCCGAAAGTAGAAGATGTTATGCTTATTCAGGTTTAG
- the sdaAA gene encoding L-serine ammonia-lyase, iron-sulfur-dependent, subunit alpha, translating to MDFISGSELLKLCEENHCRISEVMREREASEFGADSEETISRMKEAYRIMKEACHKPLDQPVASIGGLIGGEAAKVRNRRRSGKSICGSMLSKAITYSLAVLEVNASMGLIVAAPTAGSSGVLPGLLLALEEEFSLDDEQIIDGLFTASAVGYLIMRNATVAGAQAGCQAEVGAAAAMAAAAATEIMGGTPKQCMDAATSAIVNLLGLVCDPVAGLVEYPCQNRNVLGAANALVCAEMALSGVEQFIPFDQMVDTMMMVGRSIPFELRETSLGGCAVTDAACRKTCEIFKTK from the coding sequence ATGGATTTTATATCAGGAAGTGAATTATTGAAATTATGTGAAGAAAATCACTGCCGGATTTCAGAAGTGATGCGGGAGCGTGAAGCCAGTGAGTTTGGCGCGGATTCGGAGGAGACTATAAGCCGGATGAAGGAAGCTTACCGTATTATGAAGGAAGCCTGCCACAAGCCGTTAGATCAACCTGTGGCTTCCATCGGCGGATTGATCGGAGGAGAAGCTGCAAAGGTACGGAACAGAAGGAGATCAGGAAAATCCATATGCGGAAGCATGTTATCTAAGGCGATTACCTATTCTCTGGCTGTTTTAGAAGTGAATGCTTCCATGGGCCTTATTGTGGCCGCGCCAACAGCCGGAAGCTCCGGGGTGCTGCCTGGGCTGCTGCTTGCTCTGGAAGAAGAGTTTTCTTTAGACGACGAACAGATCATAGATGGCCTTTTTACAGCAAGTGCGGTTGGTTATCTGATTATGAGGAATGCTACCGTGGCCGGAGCACAGGCTGGCTGCCAGGCTGAGGTTGGAGCTGCTGCCGCAATGGCAGCGGCAGCAGCAACGGAAATCATGGGCGGAACGCCCAAGCAGTGCATGGATGCAGCTACTTCTGCAATCGTAAATCTCTTAGGGCTGGTCTGCGACCCTGTAGCCGGTTTGGTGGAATACCCCTGCCAGAACCGTAATGTTTTAGGGGCTGCCAATGCACTGGTGTGTGCAGAAATGGCATTATCAGGAGTAGAACAGTTCATACCGTTTGATCAGATGGTGGATACCATGATGATGGTGGGGCGTTCCATCCCATTTGAATTAAGGGAAACATCACTTGGCGGCTGCGCAGTTACGGATGCTGCCTGCAGAAAGACCTGCGAGATTTTTAAAACAAAGTAA
- a CDS encoding carbohydrate ABC transporter permease has protein sequence MDKNRKIKSGIIYLILVIGSVIMLVPFLWMFLTAFKSTSEATQMNPFIIFPTVWRKEAFLSVVSKMNFLRLYWNTLLLIVERVICAVLTATMAGYAFGRLHFRGKNLAFSLVLFQMMVPSQIFIIPQYLMVSRLGMLNTSFGLLFPGLVTAFGTFLLRQAYMGLPSSLEEAARLDGCNIGQTFLYVMAPLTKSSMVALGIFTALFGFKELMWPLVVNTEQNTMPLSAALAKLQGQFETNYPELMAASLLACIPMIIIYLIFQKQFIEGIATSGGKL, from the coding sequence ATGGATAAGAATAGAAAAATCAAATCAGGCATCATTTACTTAATCCTTGTCATAGGGTCCGTTATTATGCTGGTGCCTTTTTTGTGGATGTTTTTAACAGCCTTTAAAAGCACATCAGAGGCCACTCAGATGAATCCGTTCATCATCTTTCCAACAGTATGGCGGAAGGAAGCATTTCTTTCGGTGGTGAGCAAGATGAACTTTTTGAGGCTGTATTGGAACACCCTTTTGCTCATTGTGGAACGTGTCATTTGTGCAGTTCTCACCGCAACCATGGCGGGATATGCCTTTGGACGCCTTCACTTTAGGGGAAAGAATCTGGCGTTTTCTCTGGTTCTGTTTCAGATGATGGTACCATCCCAGATTTTTATTATCCCACAGTACTTAATGGTGAGCAGGCTGGGAATGCTAAACACCTCCTTTGGCCTGCTTTTTCCGGGGCTTGTGACGGCCTTTGGAACCTTCCTGTTAAGGCAGGCCTATATGGGGCTGCCCTCCTCCCTGGAGGAGGCGGCCCGGCTTGACGGCTGCAATATCGGCCAGACCTTTCTCTATGTGATGGCCCCCCTTACAAAATCTTCCATGGTGGCTCTTGGCATCTTTACCGCGCTGTTTGGATTTAAAGAGCTGATGTGGCCTTTGGTGGTAAACACGGAGCAGAATACCATGCCCTTGTCTGCCGCCCTTGCAAAGCTGCAGGGGCAGTTTGAAACAAACTATCCGGAGCTTATGGCGGCATCCTTACTGGCCTGTATTCCCATGATTATCATATATCTTATATTCCAGAAGCAGTTTATAGAAGGAATTGCTACATCAGGAGGAAAATTATAA
- a CDS encoding sugar ABC transporter permease, whose product MNRKSKVSRRERSEFLWGWLFLLPTMAGLIILNIIPIFQTIYQSLFKTGAFGKGNVFIGLDNYGQLFSDGTVWQALWNTCKYALVEVPFSIAIALLIAVFLNGKIRGRSIWRTIYFLPMVAAPAAVAMVWRWLYNSEFGLLNHILRGMGFSGVNWISNPNIAFISVAVVGIWSVIGYNMVLFFAGLQEIPRDYYEAAQIDGADGISQFFTITLPLISPTMFFVTVTRVIGAMQVFDSIYMMMGRSNPALGKTQSLVYLFYKYSFIEGNKGYGSSIVMLLLLVILLITVIQMFCQKKWVNYS is encoded by the coding sequence ATGAATAGAAAATCAAAGGTATCAAGGCGGGAGAGAAGTGAATTTTTATGGGGGTGGCTGTTTTTGCTTCCAACCATGGCGGGTCTTATTATTTTAAATATCATCCCCATTTTCCAGACCATTTATCAAAGCCTTTTTAAAACAGGGGCTTTTGGCAAAGGCAATGTATTTATTGGCCTTGACAATTACGGTCAGCTTTTCAGTGATGGGACTGTATGGCAGGCCTTGTGGAATACATGTAAATATGCCTTGGTGGAGGTCCCCTTTTCCATTGCCATTGCCCTTTTAATAGCTGTCTTTTTAAACGGTAAGATCCGGGGGCGCTCTATATGGCGGACCATTTATTTCCTGCCCATGGTGGCAGCTCCTGCTGCGGTGGCAATGGTCTGGAGATGGCTTTATAATTCGGAGTTCGGGCTGCTTAACCATATCCTGCGGGGAATGGGCTTTTCCGGGGTAAACTGGATATCCAATCCCAATATTGCCTTCATCTCTGTTGCTGTTGTAGGAATCTGGTCCGTGATCGGGTACAATATGGTGCTGTTTTTTGCAGGTCTCCAGGAAATACCCCGGGATTATTATGAGGCGGCGCAGATTGACGGGGCGGATGGCATCAGCCAGTTTTTTACGATTACATTGCCTTTAATATCACCTACCATGTTTTTTGTGACCGTGACAAGAGTTATAGGAGCCATGCAGGTGTTTGACAGCATCTATATGATGATGGGGAGAAGTAATCCGGCCCTGGGAAAGACCCAGTCCCTGGTGTATCTTTTCTATAAATATTCCTTTATTGAAGGAAACAAGGGGTACGGCTCTTCTATTGTCATGCTGCTGCTTCTGGTCATTCTTCTGATAACGGTGATCCAGATGTTCTGCCAGAAAAAATGGGTGAACTATAGCTAG
- a CDS encoding MATE family efflux transporter, whose product MEQNRIKQGENPLGYKPVGHLLLQFALPAIVSMLVNSVYNIVDQIFIGQGVGYLGNAATTIAFPIVTIILAMSTLLGAGGSAYAAIKLGEKNEEEADKTLGTVFLVTLAASIALMAVGFPLMTPMLKIFGATANTMEYARQYTSIILLGTPFNMLSVVLSNMARTDGNPTLSMCAILVGAALNTILDPIYIFVFHWGVTGAAIATITSQIISTVVLVLYFVYRGKHMRLHKNGLRINGDICRLALPLGISSGITQVASTILQVVMNNSLVYYGNKTAIGGDVALSAMGVVNKIGMILISICIGIGIGSQPILGFNKGANQPKRVRKTFLLAAAAATTVAFTGWLACQLFTEQIISLFGTEDVQFTQFAIRCLKVYMLGIFTAGFQVVSTSYFQSTGQPLKASILSMLRQLLLLIPLILILPLSFGLEGILYAGPVADITSMVIVSQFVLYELKKLNRLCKES is encoded by the coding sequence ATGGAACAAAACAGGATAAAACAGGGGGAAAATCCCCTGGGATATAAGCCCGTGGGGCATTTGCTGCTGCAGTTTGCACTTCCGGCGATTGTTTCCATGCTGGTAAATTCGGTTTACAACATTGTTGACCAGATTTTTATCGGACAAGGCGTCGGGTATCTGGGAAATGCGGCGACTACCATAGCGTTTCCTATTGTCACCATCATTTTAGCCATGTCGACTCTCTTGGGAGCGGGCGGAAGCGCCTATGCAGCCATTAAGCTGGGCGAAAAGAATGAGGAAGAGGCGGACAAGACTCTTGGGACCGTTTTCCTTGTGACCCTGGCAGCCAGTATAGCACTTATGGCTGTGGGATTCCCGCTTATGACACCTATGCTAAAGATTTTTGGAGCAACCGCCAATACCATGGAATATGCAAGGCAGTATACTTCTATTATATTGCTGGGCACTCCCTTTAACATGCTTTCCGTGGTGTTAAGCAATATGGCCAGGACAGACGGGAATCCGACCTTATCCATGTGCGCTATTTTAGTCGGCGCCGCTTTAAATACCATTTTGGATCCGATTTATATTTTCGTATTTCATTGGGGCGTGACCGGAGCGGCTATAGCCACCATTACTTCACAGATCATTTCCACAGTTGTGCTTGTGCTGTATTTTGTGTACAGAGGAAAACATATGCGCCTTCATAAAAATGGCTTACGCATTAACGGGGATATCTGCAGGCTGGCGCTGCCTCTTGGGATATCAAGCGGCATCACCCAGGTGGCATCTACCATTTTGCAGGTTGTCATGAACAATTCTCTGGTGTATTATGGAAATAAGACGGCCATCGGCGGTGATGTGGCTTTAAGCGCCATGGGTGTTGTAAATAAGATAGGAATGATCCTTATTTCCATCTGTATCGGGATCGGTATCGGCTCCCAGCCCATTCTTGGTTTTAACAAGGGGGCGAATCAGCCAAAGCGTGTGAGGAAGACCTTTCTTTTGGCAGCAGCGGCAGCAACCACAGTTGCCTTTACGGGCTGGCTGGCCTGTCAGCTGTTCACAGAGCAGATTATAAGTCTGTTTGGGACGGAGGATGTGCAGTTTACCCAGTTTGCCATCCGCTGCCTGAAGGTGTATATGCTGGGAATCTTTACTGCCGGTTTCCAGGTTGTGTCCACCAGCTATTTCCAGTCAACGGGACAACCCTTAAAGGCTTCCATTTTATCCATGCTGCGCCAGCTTTTGTTATTGATCCCGCTGATTCTTATCCTTCCTCTTTCATTTGGTCTGGAAGGAATTCTGTATGCAGGGCCTGTGGCGGATATTACTTCAATGGTCATTGTCAGCCAGTTTGTTCTGTATGAATTGAAAAAATTAAACAGATTATGCAAGGAATCGTAA
- a CDS encoding alpha-galactosidase: MPIIYHEQAKETGVELFVLDDGWFGERNDGHRGLGDWYVACLFPPLY, from the coding sequence ATGCCTATCATTTATCATGAACAAGCAAAAGAAACGGGAGTCGAGCTGTTTGTTCTTGACGATGGCTGGTTTGGTGAACGCAATGACGGCCACAGAGGCTTAGGAGACTGGTATGTGGCTTGCCTCTTTCCTCCTTTGTATTGA
- a CDS encoding sugar ABC transporter substrate-binding protein: MKRKWWLTAAMAAVMAATLAGCGSKTGNGTAPASAGETTEAAESSGEPGNTGAQGTLTVAIWDKNQEPGLTEIMKDFTKETGIKTQIQVTPWEQYWTMLEAGATGGSLPDVFWMHSNEIARYSEYEMLLDLTDRIKESKTLEMDKFPKDIVQIYNWEGTKQYAVPKDIDTIALWYNKTMFDEAGIPYPHKDWTWDDFAAAAKKLTKGDGSQYGFALRPTNDQAGWNNIVYDMGGYVISDDKKTSGFDQPGTIKALTFITGLMKEGYAPSYEVMAENTEEALFEAGKVAMITAGSWMLPELCNNDYVKANGDIALLPKDGASGKRISIYNGLGWAASANTGMPEEAWKLIEYMGSKEAQQKQSDLGIVISAYEGTTDNWIKAYSGFNLQAYLDMMSDLVIRPYSKSTVAWNNMTGEKLIDAWTGARSVEDVCKDITQEMNAMLAQE; encoded by the coding sequence ATGAAACGCAAATGGTGGTTGACAGCAGCAATGGCAGCAGTTATGGCAGCAACACTGGCGGGCTGCGGGAGCAAGACCGGGAATGGAACTGCCCCTGCAAGCGCAGGAGAAACAACTGAGGCAGCGGAAAGCTCCGGTGAACCGGGAAATACCGGTGCCCAGGGAACCCTGACGGTTGCAATCTGGGACAAGAACCAGGAGCCGGGACTTACGGAGATCATGAAGGACTTTACAAAGGAAACGGGAATTAAGACACAGATTCAGGTAACCCCATGGGAGCAGTACTGGACCATGCTGGAAGCAGGGGCAACCGGCGGATCTCTTCCCGATGTTTTCTGGATGCATTCCAATGAGATTGCAAGGTATTCCGAATACGAAATGCTTTTGGACTTAACGGACCGGATCAAGGAAAGCAAGACGCTGGAAATGGATAAATTCCCAAAAGACATTGTGCAGATCTATAATTGGGAAGGCACAAAGCAGTATGCGGTGCCAAAAGATATTGATACCATCGCGCTTTGGTACAACAAAACCATGTTTGATGAAGCAGGAATCCCCTATCCCCACAAGGATTGGACCTGGGATGATTTTGCAGCAGCAGCCAAAAAGCTGACCAAAGGGGATGGAAGCCAGTATGGATTTGCTTTAAGGCCCACCAATGACCAGGCAGGCTGGAACAATATCGTTTATGATATGGGCGGTTATGTGATCAGCGATGATAAGAAAACCTCCGGATTTGACCAGCCGGGAACCATCAAGGCCTTAACATTTATAACCGGCCTGATGAAAGAGGGATATGCGCCGTCATATGAAGTGATGGCAGAAAATACAGAGGAAGCTTTGTTTGAAGCCGGCAAGGTAGCTATGATTACGGCTGGCTCCTGGATGCTTCCGGAGCTTTGCAATAATGATTACGTAAAAGCAAACGGGGACATCGCACTCCTTCCCAAGGATGGGGCCTCTGGAAAGAGAATCTCCATTTATAATGGACTGGGCTGGGCGGCTTCCGCCAATACCGGCATGCCTGAGGAAGCATGGAAGCTCATCGAGTATATGGGATCAAAGGAAGCCCAGCAGAAACAGTCTGACCTTGGAATCGTTATTTCTGCTTATGAAGGAACAACGGATAACTGGATAAAGGCATATTCAGGCTTTAACCTTCAGGCATACTTAGATATGATGAGCGACCTGGTCATCAGGCCCTACTCAAAATCAACGGTTGCGTGGAACAATATGACCGGCGAAAAATTGATTGATGCGTGGACCGGAGCCAGGAGCGTGGAGGATGTCTGCAAGGATATTACTCAGGAAATGAATGCTATGCTGGCACAGGAATAA